The stretch of DNA TGCCCGGATTGCTTCACTTCTGCGCGCAAGCTCCGCTATCCGCGGCGATCTTGCGCGCATCATGCCTGCAATCGATTAAATCAGCACTTACTTTGGCGCCAGTGCGGCCTTGACCAGGGCCGATACCGCGGTCATGTCGGCGCGGCCGGCCAGCTTGCCCTTCAGCACGCCCATGACCTTGCCCATGTCCTGCGGGCCCGCAGCGCCGGTGGCGGTCACGGCTTGCTGTACCTCGGCGGCCACTTCCTCGTCCGACAGCGCGGCCGGCATGTAGACCTTCAGCACCTCGACCTCGGCCAGCTCCTTGTCCGCGAGGTCGTTGCGGCCGGCCTGCTGGAACTGCGCGATCG from Cupriavidus taiwanensis encodes:
- a CDS encoding GatB/YqeY domain-containing protein, which translates into the protein MSLKARISEDMKTAMRARETERLGTIRLLLAAIKQREVDERVELDDTAVLAVVEKLIKQRKDSIAQFQQAGRNDLADKELAEVEVLKVYMPAALSDEEVAAEVQQAVTATGAAGPQDMGKVMGVLKGKLAGRADMTAVSALVKAALAPK